A single genomic interval of Daucus carota subsp. sativus chromosome 1, DH1 v3.0, whole genome shotgun sequence harbors:
- the LOC108195694 gene encoding probable xyloglucan endotransglucosylase/hydrolase protein 10, whose product MDNFIILALPLIFILHSVHISSASVVSTGNFNKDFFVTWSPNHVNTSADGRERSLELDQESGTGFASNDMFLFGQIDMPIKLVPGYSAGTVVAFYLTSDQPNHDEIDFEFLGNVSGQPYILQTNVFADGFDNREERIYLWFDPTKDFHTYSILWNLHQIVFMVDFVPIRTYRNYADKGVAYPRWQPMSIKVSLWDGSTWATRGGKDKVDWSKGPFRTSLRNYQIDACVWKGNARFCRGESLTNWWHKERFRSLSQTQRRWFKWVRKYHLIYDYCQDNKRFENNLPKECSLAKY is encoded by the exons ATGGACAATTTCATTATTCTTGCCTTGcccttgatttttattttacattcagTTCATATTTCATCAGCCTCAGTTGTTTCAACCGGAAATTTCAATAAGGACTTCTTTGTAACATGGTCCCCTAATCATGTAAACACTTCTGCTGATGGCCGCGAACGAAGTTTGGAGCTCGATCAAGAATCAG GTACTGGTTTTGCGTCCAATGATATGTTCTTGTTTGGACAAATTGACATGCCAATTAAGTTGGTACCAGGTTACTCTGCAGGAACAGTTGTAGCGTTTTAT CTTACATCTGATCAGCCTAATCACGATGAAATAGATTTCGAGTTCCTTGGAAATGTGTCAGGGCAGCCTTACATACTTCAAACCAATGTTTTCGCTGATGGCTTTGACAATAGAGAAGAAAGGATATATTTGTGGTTTGACCCGACCAAGGATTTTCATACATACTCCATCCTCTGGAATCTTCACCAAATTGT GTTCATGGTGGATTTTGTTCCCATAAGGACATACAGGAACTATGCTGACAAGGGAGTTGCATATCCAAGGTGGCAGCCAATGAGCATCAAAGTGAGCCTATGGGATGGCAGCACGTGGGCAACACGAGGCGGGAAAGACAAGGTTGATTGGTCTAAGGGTCCCTTCAGGACCTCATTAAGGAACTACCAGATTGATGCTTGTGTGTGGAAAGGGAATGCAAGGTTTTGCAGGGGAGAAAGCTTGACGAATTGGTGGCATAAGGAGAGGTTTAGGTCATTAAGCCAGACACAAAGAAGGTGGTTCAAGTGGGTGAGGAAATATCATCTGATATATGATTATTGCCAAGATAATAAGAGATTCGAAAACAACCTTCCCAAGGAATGCTCCCTTGCCAAGTATTGA